GGTGTACTGGGAGCCGAAGTCGAGGATCAGGATCCGGTGAGCGTGAATGTCTTGGGCCATGGCCATCTCTCGTAGCGAAATTCTCAAACGACACGGGGCTGTATCAACCAGCCCCGTATCCGACTCATTTACCGAAGAAGCCTCAACCTACGCGGTAGTTCGGCGCTTCCTTGGTGATCTGCACATCGTGGACGTGGGACTCGGCCATGCCGGCGCCGGTGATACGCACGAACTGCGGTTTGGTACGCATATCCTGGATGTCGGCGCTGCCGGTGTAGCCCATCGCGGCGCGCAGGCCACCCATCAGCTGGTGGACGATGGCGGTCAGCTGGCCCTTGTACGGCACACGGCCTTCGATACCTTCGGGCACCAGCTTCTCGGCGCCAGCGGAGGCGTCCTGGAAGTAACGGTCGGAGGAACCGGTGGAGCCGGCCATGGCACCCAGGGAGCCCATGCCACGGTAGGACTTGTAGGAACGGCCCTGGAACAGCTCGATCTCGCCCGGAGCCTCTTCGGTACCGGCGAACATCGAACCCATCATTACGCAGTAGGCGCCGGCCACCATGGCCTTGGCCAGGTCGCCGGAGAAGCGGATGCCGCCGTCGGCGATCAGCGGAACGCCAGTGCCTTCGAGGGCGGCGGCGACGTTGGCGATGGCGGAGATCTGCGGAACACCGACGCCAGCGACGATACGGGTGGTACAGATGGAGCCCGGGCCGATGCCGACTTTCACGGCATCCGCGCCAGCATCGGCCAGTGCCTTGGCGGCTTCGCCGGTGGCGATGTTGCCGCCGATGACCTGGACCTGCGGGAAGGTTTCCTTCACCCAGCGCACGCGCTCGATCACGCCCTTGGAGTGGCCGTGGGCGGTATCGACGACCACCACGTCAACGCCGGCGGCGACCAGGGCGGAAACACGCTCGCCGGTGTCGGCACCGGTGCCGACGGCCGCGCCGACGCGCAGGCGGCCTTCGTCATCCTTGGAGGCCAGCGGGTAGGTCTTGGCCTTCTCGATGTCACGGAAGGTCACCAGACCGGTCAGGCGGAATTTCTCGTCGACCACCAGCATCTTCTCGATGCGGTTCTCGTAGAGCGCGGCCTTGATCTCTTCCAGGGCGGTGCCTTCGCGGGCGGTGACCAACTTGTCCTTCGGGGTCATGATCGCGGAAACGCTGTCGCCGACGTTCGGCTTCACGCGCAGGTCGCGACCGGTGACGATGCCGACCAGCTCGCCCTCTTCCACCACCGGGAAGCCGGAGAAGCCGTACTCTCGGGCAATCTGCAGCAGCTCGATGATCTTGGTCGACGGGGTCACGGTGATCGGGTCGCGAACGATGGCAGTCTCGTGCTTCTTGACCTTGCGAACTTCGGCAGCCTGCTGCTCGATGCCCATGTTCTTGTGGATGATGCCGATGCCGCCTTCCTGCGCCATAGCGATCGCCAGGCGGGATTCGGTCACGGTATCCATC
This Pseudomonas sp. ATCC 13867 DNA region includes the following protein-coding sequences:
- the guaB gene encoding IMP dehydrogenase — encoded protein: MLRISQEALTFDDVLLIPGYSEVLPKDVSLKTRLTRGIELNIPLVSAAMDTVTESRLAIAMAQEGGIGIIHKNMGIEQQAAEVRKVKKHETAIVRDPITVTPSTKIIELLQIAREYGFSGFPVVEEGELVGIVTGRDLRVKPNVGDSVSAIMTPKDKLVTAREGTALEEIKAALYENRIEKMLVVDEKFRLTGLVTFRDIEKAKTYPLASKDDEGRLRVGAAVGTGADTGERVSALVAAGVDVVVVDTAHGHSKGVIERVRWVKETFPQVQVIGGNIATGEAAKALADAGADAVKVGIGPGSICTTRIVAGVGVPQISAIANVAAALEGTGVPLIADGGIRFSGDLAKAMVAGAYCVMMGSMFAGTEEAPGEIELFQGRSYKSYRGMGSLGAMAGSTGSSDRYFQDASAGAEKLVPEGIEGRVPYKGQLTAIVHQLMGGLRAAMGYTGSADIQDMRTKPQFVRITGAGMAESHVHDVQITKEAPNYRVG